From one Paenibacillus terrae HPL-003 genomic stretch:
- the mraY gene encoding phospho-N-acetylmuramoyl-pentapeptide-transferase, with the protein MDIQLLLLTIVVSFILAVIAAPILIPLLRRMKFGQQVRDDGPQSHLKKTGTPTMGGIVILVAFTLTFLKFSAIKNTDFYVLLVATLGFGLIGFLDDYIKIVFKRSLGLTARQKLFGQLLFSGIMCWLLISNDHSTAIGIPGTSWSFDWSGWFYYPFIVIMMLAISNAVNFTDGLDGLLSGTSAIAFGAYAIVAIQATSLPAAVCSAAMIGAVLGFLVYNAHPAKVFMGDTGSLGIGGAIGAIAIVTKSEILFIIIGGVFVIEMLSVVLQVASFKTRGKRIFKMSPIHHHFELSGWSEWRVVITFWAVGLLLAGLGLYLNKGL; encoded by the coding sequence ATGGATATTCAATTATTACTGCTGACGATCGTCGTATCGTTTATACTGGCGGTCATTGCCGCTCCAATACTCATTCCGCTGCTGCGGCGAATGAAATTCGGCCAGCAGGTCCGGGATGACGGGCCACAAAGCCATCTTAAAAAGACGGGTACGCCTACTATGGGTGGAATCGTTATTCTGGTGGCTTTTACGCTGACCTTTCTTAAGTTTTCGGCGATAAAAAATACGGACTTTTACGTTCTGCTGGTCGCTACGCTTGGTTTTGGGCTGATCGGCTTCTTGGACGACTATATCAAAATTGTTTTCAAGCGTTCGCTCGGACTGACTGCCCGTCAAAAGCTATTCGGGCAATTGCTGTTCAGTGGAATCATGTGCTGGCTTCTGATTAGCAATGATCACAGCACTGCCATCGGCATACCGGGAACTTCCTGGTCGTTTGATTGGAGCGGTTGGTTCTATTATCCGTTCATCGTTATTATGATGCTGGCGATTAGCAACGCCGTCAATTTCACAGATGGACTGGACGGGCTGCTTTCCGGTACCAGTGCGATTGCCTTCGGTGCTTATGCCATCGTAGCGATTCAAGCAACCTCCCTTCCGGCTGCGGTTTGCTCAGCGGCCATGATTGGTGCTGTACTTGGCTTTCTTGTATATAACGCGCATCCGGCCAAGGTATTTATGGGCGATACAGGCTCGCTGGGAATCGGAGGTGCTATAGGTGCCATCGCTATCGTAACCAAAAGCGAAATTTTGTTCATTATTATTGGTGGTGTATTTGTAATTGAAATGCTGTCCGTAGTTTTGCAAGTAGCTTCCTTTAAAACACGTGGCAAACGCATTTTCAAAATGAGCCCGATTCATCATCACTTCGAGCTGTCTGGCTGGTCCGAATGGCGCGTTGTTATTACATTCTGGGCTGTAGGACTGCTGCTGGCAGGACTCGGACTTTATCTCAACAAGGGGTTGTAG
- a CDS encoding UDP-N-acetylmuramoyl-tripeptide--D-alanyl-D-alanine ligase — MKKTIGQIASMSGGTLHIEADAERMIEGVFTDSRKPQAQGLFVPLTGERFDGHNYVQQIVSGEGAAAFLWQKDHGAPPAGNAIEVDDTLAALQRLAAAYLRETGVSVVGITGSNGKTTTKDIVNALLGTTFKVHKTEGNYNNHIGLPLTVLSMPQDTDILILEMGMSGRGEISLLTDIAQPDVAVITNIGESHLLQLGSRAEIARAKLEIVSGLKPDGLLIYNGDEPLLPQVLAEPETVKPDGLKLFTFGISADNDDYPTGITADGEGSLFTTAQSGEDAFRLPLLGQHNVVNGLAALAVARHFGVDVDHVREGLSALKLTGMRIEVVTCTNGLTVLNDAYNASPASMKAAIQTLSGYETKGRKIAVLGDMLELGPEEKQFHEEIGLFAAKHDVDVLFTYGVLGASIAHGAQASMPSDDVHAYEDKQKLIQDLQAYLRADDIVLVKASRGMRLEEIVDALKNGPLQK; from the coding sequence ATGAAAAAAACAATCGGTCAAATCGCCTCCATGAGCGGGGGAACGCTTCACATAGAAGCGGACGCCGAACGAATGATTGAGGGCGTTTTTACAGATTCACGCAAGCCGCAGGCCCAAGGGCTGTTCGTTCCACTCACGGGTGAACGGTTTGATGGGCATAATTATGTGCAGCAGATTGTGAGTGGAGAAGGCGCAGCTGCTTTTTTATGGCAAAAGGATCACGGTGCACCTCCGGCAGGGAATGCGATTGAAGTAGATGATACTTTGGCGGCCCTCCAGCGTCTTGCAGCCGCATATTTGCGGGAGACGGGTGTATCTGTCGTAGGGATTACTGGAAGCAACGGTAAAACGACGACAAAAGACATCGTCAACGCTCTGTTGGGCACGACCTTTAAAGTACACAAAACCGAAGGGAATTATAACAACCATATCGGTCTGCCTTTAACCGTGCTGTCCATGCCGCAGGATACGGACATCCTCATTTTGGAAATGGGCATGAGCGGACGCGGGGAAATCAGCCTGTTGACTGATATTGCCCAGCCTGATGTAGCGGTCATTACGAACATTGGAGAATCGCATTTGCTTCAGCTCGGTTCCCGTGCAGAAATTGCACGTGCAAAGCTGGAAATCGTCAGCGGTCTCAAGCCCGACGGCTTGCTAATTTACAATGGAGATGAACCGCTATTGCCGCAAGTGCTTGCAGAGCCCGAAACGGTTAAGCCTGACGGCTTGAAGCTGTTCACGTTCGGTATATCTGCGGATAACGATGATTATCCAACTGGAATAACTGCGGATGGAGAAGGCAGTTTGTTCACGACGGCTCAATCCGGCGAGGATGCTTTCCGGCTTCCGTTGCTTGGACAGCATAATGTTGTGAACGGTTTGGCAGCACTGGCGGTTGCGCGTCATTTTGGGGTGGATGTAGACCATGTGCGCGAAGGGCTCTCGGCTTTGAAATTGACAGGCATGCGCATTGAGGTTGTGACCTGCACCAATGGGCTTACCGTGCTGAACGATGCTTATAACGCCAGTCCAGCTTCAATGAAGGCTGCAATTCAGACGTTATCCGGTTACGAAACGAAGGGGCGTAAAATCGCTGTGCTTGGCGATATGCTGGAGCTGGGTCCCGAGGAAAAGCAATTCCACGAGGAAATTGGGCTTTTTGCAGCGAAACATGACGTAGATGTGCTGTTTACCTATGGTGTGTTGGGCGCGTCTATTGCACATGGGGCCCAAGCGTCTATGCCATCTGATGACGTACATGCTTATGAGGATAAGCAAAAACTGATTCAAGATCTGCAAGCTTACCTCCGTGCCGATGATATCGTGCTGGTTAAGGCATCCCGAGGGATGCGATTGGAAGAGATTGTGGATGCGCTGAAAAACGGTCCGCTACAGAAATGA
- a CDS encoding stage V sporulation protein D, with product MKKSNVTMRRRLVWGLLGLFVLFAALSVRLAYVQLGKGGELSAKAEESWRRNIPFAAKRGEILDRQGTALTYNVTSPTVMAIPVQIKEPEETARRLAPLLDMSEDKVLKLITKRTASQKLQPGGRKITMEKAQQIRDLKLPGIVVAEDNKRYYPYGDLAAHILGFTGIDNQGLTGVEKKNNSKLRGIDGSIAYLSDAGGRLMPGSSEKYVEPMDGLNLQLTIDKSVQSIVERELDQAMVKFQANSALAIAMNPKNGEILGMAGRPGYEPALYKQYAPEIYNRNLPIWMTYEPGSTFKIITLAAALEEKKVDLKNDHFFDPGYIEVGGARLRCWKKGGHGSQTFLQVVENSCNPGFVTLGQRLGKESLFKYIRNFGFGSKTGIDMIGEGNGILFKLPQVGPVELATTAFGQGVSVTPIQQVTAVSAAINGGNLYKPHITKGWIQPETGKVLEKVEPELVRRVISEDTSRQVREALESVVAKGTGRPAFIEGYRVGGKTGTAQKVINGRYSSSEHIVSFIGFAPADDPQIVVYTAVDNPKGIQFGGVVAAPIVQNILRDSLLALKIPPRTNQIAKEYKYGENRIDTVPDLVGATVADLYEDMNMNFMLVKSGSGKTVVSQAPKPGSRLERGSTIRIYMGD from the coding sequence GGAATCGTGGCGCCGGAATATACCTTTTGCCGCCAAACGCGGCGAAATTTTGGATCGGCAAGGTACGGCGCTGACCTATAATGTCACTTCGCCGACAGTCATGGCGATACCAGTGCAGATCAAGGAGCCGGAAGAAACGGCGCGCAGGCTGGCGCCCTTGCTAGACATGAGCGAGGATAAAGTGCTCAAGCTGATTACCAAACGAACAGCAAGCCAAAAACTTCAGCCCGGTGGACGAAAAATTACGATGGAGAAAGCGCAGCAAATTCGTGATTTGAAGCTGCCGGGTATCGTTGTTGCTGAAGACAACAAACGTTATTATCCTTATGGCGATTTGGCGGCTCATATTCTCGGGTTTACGGGAATTGATAATCAGGGGTTGACGGGGGTAGAGAAAAAGAACAACAGCAAGCTTCGCGGTATTGACGGAAGCATTGCGTATCTATCCGATGCAGGCGGTCGTCTGATGCCCGGTTCTTCTGAGAAGTACGTTGAACCAATGGATGGTCTGAACTTGCAACTGACCATTGATAAGTCTGTACAGTCTATCGTGGAACGGGAGCTTGACCAGGCTATGGTCAAATTCCAGGCCAATTCCGCGTTGGCCATCGCAATGAACCCCAAGAATGGGGAAATATTGGGTATGGCCGGGCGACCAGGCTATGAGCCTGCGCTATACAAACAATATGCACCTGAAATTTACAATCGAAATCTGCCGATTTGGATGACATATGAACCAGGCTCCACCTTTAAAATTATTACATTGGCCGCTGCACTGGAAGAAAAGAAGGTCGATCTCAAAAACGATCACTTTTTCGATCCGGGGTACATTGAAGTTGGCGGGGCTCGCCTGCGCTGCTGGAAAAAAGGCGGCCACGGCAGTCAGACCTTCCTACAAGTCGTGGAAAACTCTTGTAATCCAGGCTTTGTAACACTGGGTCAGCGTCTAGGTAAGGAATCGCTGTTCAAGTATATTCGTAATTTTGGGTTCGGCAGCAAAACGGGCATTGACATGATTGGCGAGGGGAATGGTATTTTATTTAAATTACCCCAGGTAGGACCGGTAGAGCTGGCGACAACTGCCTTTGGTCAAGGGGTATCTGTCACTCCGATTCAGCAGGTGACGGCTGTGTCGGCTGCGATCAATGGTGGCAATCTGTATAAACCTCACATTACAAAAGGCTGGATTCAACCAGAGACAGGCAAAGTACTGGAAAAAGTAGAGCCTGAACTGGTGCGCAGAGTCATTTCAGAGGATACCTCCCGGCAGGTGAGGGAAGCGCTGGAAAGCGTCGTTGCCAAAGGCACGGGCCGTCCCGCTTTTATTGAGGGTTACCGGGTAGGTGGTAAAACAGGCACAGCGCAAAAGGTGATCAACGGACGTTACTCTTCCTCGGAGCATATTGTATCCTTTATCGGTTTTGCCCCGGCGGATGATCCGCAAATTGTCGTCTATACCGCTGTGGATAATCCAAAGGGCATTCAATTCGGAGGGGTGGTCGCTGCGCCAATCGTGCAAAATATTTTGCGGGATTCGCTGCTTGCTCTGAAAATACCACCCCGCACCAATCAGATTGCCAAGGAATACAAGTACGGGGAAAACCGAATTGATACGGTGCCGGATTTGGTAGGTGCCACTGTAGCAGATTTATACGAAGATATGAATATGAACTTTATGCTCGTAAAATCCGGGTCAGGCAAGACGGTTGTCAGTCAGGCACCGAAGCCAGGCTCCCGGCTGGAGCGGGGATCAACAATCCGTATATATATGGGGGATTGA
- the murD gene encoding UDP-N-acetylmuramoyl-L-alanine--D-glutamate ligase, whose protein sequence is MNHPDTYRDQEVVIIGLAKSGVQVAKVLHQAGAKLTVNDKKDREQCPEASELEALGISVLCGSHPEGLIHPGVKLVVKNPGIPYTAPPVQKAIELGIEVVTEVEVAYHLCKAPMIGITGSNGKTTTTTWVGKLLEASGMKPIVAGNIGTPLCEAAVDARSDEWMVVELSSFQLKGTKDFKPAVACLLNVAETHLDYHGDMKDYVASKARLFASQTAADTAVLNWDDPVCRELVPYIKAKLLPFSMTERLQEGLFADPPYIPDVTDDIERSIVYRDASGVVHPIIGVAEIGLPGRFNVENALAACAIAIAVGAEPSGLAEPLSAFRGVEHRLEYVGEHAGAAYYNNSKATNSKATMMALSSFKQPIVLIAGGLDRGSDYAELVPSLQEGVKAVVLLGETRHKLADRARQAGIEHVEVVDNGKDAAATLVEAVNKAAQLAEPGDVVLLSPACASWDMFRSYEERGRIFKEAAHKL, encoded by the coding sequence ATGAACCATCCAGACACATACAGAGATCAAGAGGTCGTCATTATAGGCCTGGCCAAAAGTGGCGTGCAAGTCGCCAAGGTGCTGCACCAAGCTGGGGCCAAGCTGACAGTCAATGATAAAAAAGACAGGGAACAGTGTCCCGAAGCTTCTGAATTAGAGGCTTTGGGAATTTCCGTTTTATGCGGCAGTCACCCGGAAGGGCTAATTCATCCGGGAGTGAAGCTGGTTGTCAAAAATCCGGGTATTCCTTATACGGCCCCGCCAGTGCAGAAAGCTATCGAACTGGGCATTGAGGTCGTGACCGAGGTCGAGGTCGCCTATCATCTATGCAAAGCGCCGATGATCGGGATTACTGGCTCGAATGGGAAAACGACCACAACCACCTGGGTAGGTAAGCTGTTAGAGGCATCCGGCATGAAGCCGATCGTGGCTGGTAATATCGGCACGCCATTATGTGAGGCCGCTGTGGATGCCAGGTCGGACGAGTGGATGGTGGTGGAGCTGAGCAGTTTTCAGTTAAAAGGAACAAAGGATTTCAAACCTGCAGTAGCCTGCTTGCTGAACGTGGCTGAAACCCATCTGGACTATCATGGTGACATGAAGGACTATGTTGCTTCCAAGGCGCGTCTGTTCGCCAGTCAAACGGCGGCTGATACGGCGGTATTAAACTGGGATGATCCTGTTTGCCGGGAGCTTGTGCCCTATATTAAAGCGAAACTGCTTCCGTTCTCAATGACAGAACGTTTGCAGGAAGGGTTGTTCGCTGACCCGCCATACATACCGGATGTGACGGATGACATTGAACGCAGCATCGTATATCGCGATGCCAGTGGTGTGGTGCACCCAATTATAGGCGTGGCCGAAATTGGCCTTCCGGGCCGCTTTAATGTGGAAAATGCCCTCGCCGCTTGCGCGATTGCTATTGCCGTAGGAGCGGAGCCGTCTGGATTGGCTGAACCGCTAAGCGCTTTTCGTGGAGTGGAGCATCGGCTCGAATATGTTGGAGAACATGCTGGAGCAGCTTATTACAACAATTCCAAAGCCACCAATTCCAAAGCGACGATGATGGCGTTGTCTTCCTTCAAGCAACCCATTGTACTAATTGCTGGAGGACTGGATCGTGGTTCGGATTATGCCGAGCTTGTACCTTCCTTGCAAGAGGGTGTAAAGGCTGTTGTGCTGCTGGGCGAGACTCGGCATAAGCTTGCAGACCGGGCACGTCAGGCCGGAATAGAGCATGTCGAGGTCGTCGATAATGGGAAGGACGCCGCTGCTACGCTCGTGGAGGCTGTGAACAAGGCAGCTCAACTCGCTGAGCCGGGAGATGTTGTATTGCTCTCACCCGCTTGCGCAAGCTGGGATATGTTCCGGTCCTATGAAGAGCGTGGACGTATTTTTAAAGAGGCGGCGCATAAATTGTAA
- the spoVE gene encoding stage V sporulation protein E, whose protein sequence is MKQSRPAPDIWLFVCILSLLAIGMVMVYSAGAVLAFHEYGDSYYFVKRQLLFAGLGLVAMYFTARTDYRIWQKYAKVVLLICLALLVAVLIPGIGVVRGGARSWLGISSFGIQPSEFMKLGMILFLARWLSRPDYDINSFTRGLLPPLGLMGLAFGLIMLQPDLGTGTVMMGASMLIVFTAGARMKHLGLLGLTGAVGFAALIAAAPYRLQRITAFLDPWSDPLGAGYQIIQSLYAIGPGGLAGLGLGMSRQKYSYVPEPQTDFIFSILAEELGFIGGMTVLALFLVLVWRGMRIAITIPDTYGSLLAVGIVGMVAVQVVINIGVVIGLMPVTGITLPLISYGGSSLTLMLTALGILLNLSRYAR, encoded by the coding sequence ATGAAGCAATCTCGTCCGGCGCCGGATATATGGCTTTTCGTCTGTATTTTGAGCTTGTTAGCCATCGGCATGGTTATGGTATACAGTGCGGGCGCCGTCCTCGCTTTTCACGAGTACGGGGACTCCTACTATTTTGTAAAGCGACAGTTGCTGTTCGCCGGGCTAGGTCTTGTGGCGATGTACTTCACTGCCCGAACAGACTATCGGATTTGGCAGAAGTATGCCAAGGTCGTGCTGCTGATTTGTCTCGCGTTGCTGGTTGCCGTACTAATTCCAGGCATTGGTGTAGTAAGAGGCGGGGCACGAAGCTGGCTCGGTATCAGCTCTTTTGGCATTCAGCCATCTGAGTTTATGAAGCTGGGCATGATTCTTTTTCTCGCCCGCTGGCTCAGCCGCCCGGATTATGATATTAATTCCTTTACGCGCGGTCTGTTGCCCCCGCTTGGACTCATGGGACTGGCCTTTGGCCTGATTATGCTCCAGCCCGATTTGGGCACAGGCACAGTAATGATGGGAGCGTCCATGCTAATCGTATTTACGGCAGGCGCACGTATGAAGCATCTGGGCTTGCTGGGATTAACGGGAGCGGTGGGATTTGCGGCCCTGATTGCTGCTGCGCCTTATCGGCTCCAGCGGATCACTGCGTTTTTGGACCCATGGTCCGATCCGCTTGGCGCAGGCTATCAAATTATTCAATCGCTGTACGCCATTGGACCTGGTGGGCTGGCAGGCTTGGGGCTTGGCATGAGCCGCCAGAAATACAGCTATGTTCCCGAGCCGCAGACAGACTTTATTTTTTCGATTTTGGCGGAGGAGCTTGGCTTTATCGGTGGAATGACGGTGCTGGCGCTCTTTCTGGTTCTCGTGTGGAGAGGAATGCGCATCGCTATTACCATCCCAGATACTTATGGCAGTTTGCTCGCTGTAGGCATTGTGGGAATGGTTGCCGTACAGGTGGTTATTAACATAGGTGTTGTCATCGGCTTAATGCCGGTGACGGGAATAACACTGCCCTTAATCAGCTACGGAGGCTCTTCTCTGACGTTGATGCTAACAGCGCTGGGTATTTTACTAAATTTATCACGTTATGCGAGGTGA
- a CDS encoding UDP-N-acetylmuramoyl-L-alanyl-D-glutamate--2,6-diaminopimelate ligase, producing MQLHQLASLLAASRIVGDGTVDCRGIGADSRRVQQGDLFLCLPGFTVDGHDYAQQAVASGAAALVVERELNVSVPQLIVKDARYAMAVLADYMFDSPSRRMRMIGVTGTNGKTTITYLIEKILNDAGVNTGLIGTIQMRYGGRSYPMSGTTPEAVELQRYLGNMVEQGVQCCAMEVSSHALEQGRVKGTDFRTAIFTNLTQDHLDYHNTMEEYRAAKGLLFSRLGNSFSRDASDSKYAVLNADDPASSYFQAITAAQVITYGVEKKSDVQASHIAVGAKGTSFQVSTFKGDTDIELRMVGKFNVYNALAAITAALLEGVPLADIKHSLESIAGVDGRVEPVDAGQPFAVIVDYAHTPDGLENVLRTVKEFAIGKVWCVFGCGGDRDRTKRPLMGKIAAQYSDHAFITSDNPRTEDPEAILKDIEQGLIDEGIPAERYELIIDRRAAIHKAVEMASPDDVVLIAGKGHETYQLIGKTVHEFDDRIVAKEAIRGLSK from the coding sequence ATGCAGCTTCATCAATTGGCTTCACTGCTGGCTGCCTCCCGCATTGTGGGGGACGGTACAGTGGACTGCCGAGGAATCGGGGCGGACTCACGCCGGGTACAGCAGGGAGATTTATTTCTGTGTCTGCCCGGTTTTACGGTTGACGGACACGATTATGCGCAGCAGGCAGTTGCGTCCGGGGCGGCAGCTTTGGTTGTGGAACGGGAATTGAATGTATCTGTACCACAACTCATAGTCAAGGATGCCAGGTACGCAATGGCGGTTTTGGCGGACTATATGTTTGATTCACCGAGCCGCCGTATGCGCATGATCGGCGTAACCGGAACGAATGGCAAAACAACAATAACTTATCTAATTGAAAAAATCTTGAACGATGCCGGAGTGAACACTGGACTGATCGGCACTATTCAAATGCGTTACGGTGGTCGGTCCTACCCAATGTCCGGTACCACACCCGAGGCGGTGGAGCTGCAACGCTATCTTGGCAATATGGTGGAGCAAGGTGTCCAATGTTGTGCGATGGAGGTATCCTCACATGCGCTGGAGCAAGGGCGGGTGAAAGGAACTGATTTTCGTACCGCTATATTTACGAACCTGACGCAGGATCATCTGGACTACCATAACACGATGGAGGAGTACCGTGCGGCCAAAGGGCTGTTATTTTCCCGACTGGGGAATAGCTTCTCGCGGGATGCGTCGGACAGTAAATATGCTGTTCTGAATGCGGATGACCCGGCCTCATCCTATTTTCAAGCTATAACTGCGGCTCAGGTGATTACATACGGTGTGGAAAAGAAATCAGATGTGCAGGCATCCCATATCGCTGTAGGTGCCAAGGGAACATCCTTCCAAGTCTCTACTTTTAAAGGAGATACCGATATTGAGCTGCGAATGGTGGGCAAGTTCAATGTGTATAACGCATTGGCAGCCATCACGGCCGCTTTGCTGGAAGGAGTGCCTCTGGCTGATATCAAGCACAGCCTGGAGTCCATAGCAGGTGTAGATGGGCGGGTAGAGCCTGTGGACGCAGGTCAGCCATTTGCGGTTATTGTGGACTATGCCCATACACCGGATGGACTGGAAAATGTGCTTCGCACCGTTAAGGAGTTTGCGATTGGAAAAGTATGGTGTGTTTTTGGGTGCGGCGGGGACCGGGATCGTACGAAACGCCCTTTGATGGGAAAAATTGCTGCTCAATACAGCGATCATGCTTTTATTACCTCGGATAATCCGCGGACAGAGGACCCGGAAGCCATTTTGAAAGACATCGAGCAAGGGCTGATTGACGAAGGTATACCCGCAGAACGCTACGAGCTGATCATAGATCGTAGAGCTGCTATTCATAAAGCTGTTGAAATGGCAAGCCCTGACGATGTAGTATTGATTGCGGGAAAAGGTCATGAGACCTACCAGTTGATCGGAAAAACGGTGCATGAATTCGATGACCGCATCGTAGCCAAAGAAGCGATAAGGGGTTTATCCAAGTGA